The proteins below come from a single Eptesicus fuscus isolate TK198812 chromosome 5, DD_ASM_mEF_20220401, whole genome shotgun sequence genomic window:
- the PPP2R3C gene encoding serine/threonine-protein phosphatase 2A regulatory subunit B'' subunit gamma isoform X1 encodes MDWKEVLRRRLAAPSNGPNKKKSEQELKDEEMDLFTKYYSKWKGGRKNTNEFYKTIPRFYYRLPAEDEVLLQKLREESRAVFLQRKSRELLDNEELQNLWFLLDKHQTPPMIGEEAMINYENFLKVGEKAGPKCKQFFTAKVFAKLLHTDSYGRISIMQFFNYVMRKVWLHQTRIGLSLYDVAGQGYLRESDLENYILELIPTLPQLDGLEKSFYSFYVCTAVRKFFFFLDPLRTGKIKIQDILACSFLDDLLELRDEELSKESQETNWFSAPSALRVYGQYLNLDKDHNGMLSKEELSRYGTATMTNVFLDRVFQEYLTYDGEMDYKTYLDFVLALENRKEPAALQYIFKLLDIENKGYLNVFSLNYFFRAIQELMKIHGQDPVSFQDVKDEIFDMVKPKDPLKISLQDLINSNQGDTVTTILIDLNGFWTYENREALVANDNENSADLDDT; translated from the exons aaaaaaaaagtgaacaagaattaaaagatgaagaaatggatTTATTTACCAAATACTACTCCAAATGGAAAGGAGGtagaaaaaacacaaatgaatTCTACAAGACCATTCCCCGGTTTTATTATAGG CTGCCAGCTGAAGATGAAGTCTTACTACAGAAATTAAGAGAGGAATCCAGAGCTGTCTTTCTGCAAAGGAAAAGCAGAGAACTGTTAGATAATGAAGAATTACAG AACTTATGGTTTTTGCTGGACAAGCACCAGACACCACCTATGATTGGAGAGGAAGCAATGattaattatgaaaattttttGAAAGTTGGTGAGAAAGCTGGACCGAAGTGCAA gcaatttttcacagcaaaagtcTTTGCTAAACTCCTTCATACAGATTCTTACGGAAGAATTTCCATCATGCAGTTCTTTAATTATGTCATGAGAAAAG TTTGGCTTCATCAAACAAGAATAGGACTCAGTTTATATGATGTTGCAGGACAAGGATACCTTCGGGAATCC GATTTAGAAAACTACATATTGGAACTTATCCCAACTTTACCACAATTAGACGGGCTGGAAaaatctttttattccttttatgttTGTACAGCTGTtaggaaattctttttctttttggaccCTCTAAGAAcag GGAAGATAAAAATTCAAGATATTTTAGCATGCAGCTTCCTAGATGATTTATTGGag TTAAGGGATGAGGAACTGTCCAAGGAGAGTCAAGAAACAAATTGGttttctgctccttctgccttaaGGGTATATG GCCAGTATTTGAATCTTGATAAGGATCACAATGGCATGCTCAGTAAAGAAGAACTCTCCCGTTACGGAACAGCAACCATGACCAATGTCTTCTTAGACCGCGTTTTCCAGGAGTATCTCACTTATGATGGAGAAATG gaCTATAAGACCTACCTGGACTTTGTTCTTGCATTAGAAAACCGAAAAGAACCTGCAGCTCTGCAATATATTTTCAAACTGCTTGATATCGAGAACAAAGGCTATCTGAATGTCTTTTCTCTTAATTACTTCTTTAGG GCCATACAGGAACTAATGAAAATCCATGGACAAGATCCTGTTTCATTTCAAGATGTGAag GATGAAATCTTTGACATGGTAAAACCAAAGGATCCTTTGAAAATCTCTCTTCAGGATTTAATCAACAGTAATCAAGGAGACACAGTCACCACCATTTTAATCGATCTGAATGGCTTCTGGACTTATGAGAACAGAGAAGCCCTTGttgcaaatgacaatgaaaactcTGCAGACCTTGATGATACATGA
- the PPP2R3C gene encoding serine/threonine-protein phosphatase 2A regulatory subunit B'' subunit gamma isoform X2, whose amino-acid sequence MDLFTKYYSKWKGGRKNTNEFYKTIPRFYYRLPAEDEVLLQKLREESRAVFLQRKSRELLDNEELQNLWFLLDKHQTPPMIGEEAMINYENFLKVGEKAGPKCKQFFTAKVFAKLLHTDSYGRISIMQFFNYVMRKVWLHQTRIGLSLYDVAGQGYLRESDLENYILELIPTLPQLDGLEKSFYSFYVCTAVRKFFFFLDPLRTGKIKIQDILACSFLDDLLELRDEELSKESQETNWFSAPSALRVYGQYLNLDKDHNGMLSKEELSRYGTATMTNVFLDRVFQEYLTYDGEMDYKTYLDFVLALENRKEPAALQYIFKLLDIENKGYLNVFSLNYFFRAIQELMKIHGQDPVSFQDVKDEIFDMVKPKDPLKISLQDLINSNQGDTVTTILIDLNGFWTYENREALVANDNENSADLDDT is encoded by the exons atggatTTATTTACCAAATACTACTCCAAATGGAAAGGAGGtagaaaaaacacaaatgaatTCTACAAGACCATTCCCCGGTTTTATTATAGG CTGCCAGCTGAAGATGAAGTCTTACTACAGAAATTAAGAGAGGAATCCAGAGCTGTCTTTCTGCAAAGGAAAAGCAGAGAACTGTTAGATAATGAAGAATTACAG AACTTATGGTTTTTGCTGGACAAGCACCAGACACCACCTATGATTGGAGAGGAAGCAATGattaattatgaaaattttttGAAAGTTGGTGAGAAAGCTGGACCGAAGTGCAA gcaatttttcacagcaaaagtcTTTGCTAAACTCCTTCATACAGATTCTTACGGAAGAATTTCCATCATGCAGTTCTTTAATTATGTCATGAGAAAAG TTTGGCTTCATCAAACAAGAATAGGACTCAGTTTATATGATGTTGCAGGACAAGGATACCTTCGGGAATCC GATTTAGAAAACTACATATTGGAACTTATCCCAACTTTACCACAATTAGACGGGCTGGAAaaatctttttattccttttatgttTGTACAGCTGTtaggaaattctttttctttttggaccCTCTAAGAAcag GGAAGATAAAAATTCAAGATATTTTAGCATGCAGCTTCCTAGATGATTTATTGGag TTAAGGGATGAGGAACTGTCCAAGGAGAGTCAAGAAACAAATTGGttttctgctccttctgccttaaGGGTATATG GCCAGTATTTGAATCTTGATAAGGATCACAATGGCATGCTCAGTAAAGAAGAACTCTCCCGTTACGGAACAGCAACCATGACCAATGTCTTCTTAGACCGCGTTTTCCAGGAGTATCTCACTTATGATGGAGAAATG gaCTATAAGACCTACCTGGACTTTGTTCTTGCATTAGAAAACCGAAAAGAACCTGCAGCTCTGCAATATATTTTCAAACTGCTTGATATCGAGAACAAAGGCTATCTGAATGTCTTTTCTCTTAATTACTTCTTTAGG GCCATACAGGAACTAATGAAAATCCATGGACAAGATCCTGTTTCATTTCAAGATGTGAag GATGAAATCTTTGACATGGTAAAACCAAAGGATCCTTTGAAAATCTCTCTTCAGGATTTAATCAACAGTAATCAAGGAGACACAGTCACCACCATTTTAATCGATCTGAATGGCTTCTGGACTTATGAGAACAGAGAAGCCCTTGttgcaaatgacaatgaaaactcTGCAGACCTTGATGATACATGA